One part of the Megachile rotundata isolate GNS110a chromosome 16, iyMegRotu1, whole genome shotgun sequence genome encodes these proteins:
- the LOC100876241 gene encoding thyrotropin-releasing hormone-degrading ectoenzyme isoform X1 has protein sequence MSRGSISSWQDYGRRNSQGIPQFSGGPVEFMTCDGMEYKRGDGWFLSYTKIAGIVVVFVIGVVAAGFLGWYINSLPKKKAYDTLDLLNDEIENENVGETTISPLVHPLKYRLELMPMVDTSGPSTLKGRVIIEFEVKETSLKKLSLNAKNITVDYYKLSSMDPGKERQKRAVDNDYDIERSDGVGKFSNFLVQNFVRPITRLLRNSFAVISAMYAVENEFVVAVSDNGTVVFENNVQYPSGDFQPPELADNSTEIKITEYEIDDDKDIHTVSLETALQPGVYFLDIDYQAPITENAFFISNYSLEDEKWLMGTRLKRSGARYLFPLFDTTLHKSIFSVSIIHSKETKALSNMPLRTLRDISNSSVMDTFDESPPLSPHNLAFLLGHVDSIGMVFDGHSEEVATFWLESNRDSPRIYVFDKFNSTISNLIDVFDMPYPLPKIDVVALPPGIDENMASPGLMVMKQSLFYATESSPIVTKTDALRVLISSLQQQWTDEFSNVNRSDAWIFEGSMIYFQHDIVQKIDSSLIDYFIGDVLMHAMDVDGYSISRPLHEYVNYRSLHLVDDEIVKGACLIRMLHGAVNDTAFRNGYKRVINRWKYNTTDVADFLSIMEEEATELPTGISLEEAMNSWIFQGGYPLITVMRNYETESAIIYQEQFTLDRPLESISKFWHIPLDYIEENGNWSSPQKVWFQSEPKIQLDNVGSNQSWILFNINKTGYYRVHYDERNWKLLKLALQKDHELLPPETRASLIDDIFSLAAVGLIKYETVFDFIEYMRTKERHYLPWTILMRYTFKLYRLLYETSAFSDFQVFMVKFVSPLYSEVVSRLDEGSQLTVIAVKMACVFEHTECLSWANNAFESAKNDSELQEIIPPYLREAFYCTVARYGTRKEWNYFKEMVTATEDEEEKKRLLSAFSCFQAPWILQSILNEILHEELFSPDEISVILRWFPRNPAAAQAASRFVRANWQEITQRFPGAYSVLKSFVLSMINGITTEQDLEDLQLFRENNYDSMKGVRYAAALVEANGNFETLWLKNSLPEIEKLLKEVSEDTSAS, from the exons CTCAAGGCATTCCACAATTCAGTGGGGGTCCGGTGGAGTTCATGACCTGCGACGGCATGGAGTACAAAAGAGGGGACGGTTGGTTTCTTTCCTACACAAAGATTGCAGGGATCGTGGTGGTTTTCGTTATCGGGGTGGTTGCTGCCGGCTTCCTCGGATGGTACATCAATTCCTTGCCAAAGAAAAAA GCTTACGACACGTTAGATTTGCTGAACGACGAGATCGAGAATGAAAATGTCGGAGAAACCACCATTTCTCCTTTGGTTCATCCTTTGAAATATCGTCTCGAGCTAATGCCGATGGTCGACACCAGTGGTCCGTCGACACTGAAGGGACGGGTGATTATAGAGTTTGAAGTTAAAGAGACGAGTCTGAAGAAGCTGTCTTTGAACGCTAAGAATATTACGGTGGATTATTATAAACTATCGTCGATGGATCCGGGGAAAGAAAGGCAAAAGAGGGCAGTGGACAACGATTATGATATCGAACGAAGTGATGGAGttggtaaattttcaaactttctcgTTCAAAATTTTGTTCGTCCCATTACTAGATTGTTGAGAAATTCTTTTGCAGTGATCAGTGCCATGTACGCCGTGGAGAATGAGTTCGTAGTAGCCGTATCAGACAACGGAACAGTGGTCTTCGAAAATAATGTTCAGTACCCATCAGGAGATTTTCAACCACCAGAATTGGCTGATAATAgtacagaaattaaaataacagaGTACGAAATAGACGACGATAAAGACATTCACACAGTTTCATTGGAAACTGCATTGCAACCGGGAGTTTATTTCCTGGACATTGATTACCAAGCTCCAATAACGGAGAATGCgttttttatttcgaattaCTCTCTTGAGGATGAgaa GTGGTTGATGGGGACGAGATTAAAACGATCTGGAGCTCGATACCTGTTTCCACTCTTCGACACCACGTTGCACAAGTCAATTTTCTCTGTGTCCATAATACATTCCAAAGAAACGAAGGCATTGTCTAATATGCCTCTTAGGACCTTGAGAGACAT ATCAAACTCATCCGTGATGGACACATTCGACGAGTCACCTCCACTTTCACCCCATAACTTGGCATTTCTGCTGGGTCACGTGGACTCCATAGGCATGGTATTCGACGGGCATTCCGAAGAGGTGGCCACGTTTTGGCTCGAATCGAACAGAGACTCGCCAAGGATCTACGTTTTCGATAAATTTAATTCAACTATTTCTAATTTGATCGACGTGTTCGACATGCCGTATCCGTTGCCCAAGATTGATGTGGTAGCACTGCCTCCAGGGATCGACGAGAACATGGCGAGTCCTGGATTAATGGTTATGAA gcAGTCACTGTTCTACGCAACCGAGAGTTCTCCAATAGTCACCAAAACCGATGCTCTGAGGGTTCTAATCTCCTCGCTGCAACAGCAATGGACAGACGAGTTCTCGAACGTGAATCGGTCCGATGCATGGATCTTCGAGGGGTCGATGATCTATTTCCAACACGATATTGTTCAAAAG ATAGATTCGTCATTGATCGATTACTTCATCGGCGATGTTCTAATGCACGCCATGGATGTCGATGGTTACAGCATCTCGAGACCTCTTCACGAATATGTGAATTATCGATCGTTGCACTTGGTCGACGATGAGATCGTGAAAG GTGCATGTCTGATACGCATGTTGCATGGCGCGGTAAACGATACGGCGTTTAGGAATGGCTACAAGAGAGTGATAAACAGGTG gaAGTATAATACTACAGACGTAGCCGATTTCCTGAGCATCATGGAAGAAGAAGCAACCGAACTTCCCACTGGAATTTCTTTGGAAGAAGCAATGAATTCCTGGATCTTCCAAGGAGGATATCCCCTCATCACTGTTATGAGAAACTATGAAACAGAATCTGCTATTATTTATCAG GAACAATTTACATTGGACCGACCACTAGaaagtatttctaaattttggcaTATTCCTTTGGACTACATCGAAGAAAATGGTAACTGGTCCTCGCCTCAGAAAGTATGGTTCCAGTCGGAACCTAAGATCCAGTTAGATAATGTTGGCTCGAACCAGTCTTGGattctttttaatataaataaaacag GCTATTACCGAGTTCACTACGACGAAAGAAACTGGAAGTTGTTAAAACTGGCGCTGCAAAAAGATCATGAACTCTTACCACCAGAAACGAGAGCCTCTCTCATAGACGACATTTTCAGCCTAGCCGCAGTAGGTCTGATCAAATATGAGACTGTGTTTGACTTCATCGAATATATGCGTACTAAGGAGAGGCATTATCTACCTTGGACTATACTGATGCGATATACCTTCAAATTGTACAGGCTCTTGTACGAGACTTCCGCTTTCAGCGACTTTCAG GTTTTCATGGTGAAATTTGTGTCTCCATTGTATAGTGAAGTGGTATCAAGGCTGGACGAAGGTTCGCAGTTGACAGTAATCGCTGTCAAAATGGCGTGCGTGTTCGAGCACACAGAGTGCCTAAGCTGGGCCAACAATGCGTTCGAGAGTGCGAAGAATGATAGTGAACTCCAAGAAAT CATCCCTCCATACCTTCGCGAAGCCTTCTACTGCACCGTCGCCCGTTACGGAACCCGAAAGGAGTGGAATTACTTCAAGGAAATGGTAACAGCAACAGAAGATGAAGAGGAGAAAAAGCGTTTATTATCTGCCTTCTCTTGTTTCCAAGCTCCCTGGATCTTGCAGTC CATCTTAAATGAGATACTACACGAGGAACTATTCAGCCCAGACGAAATATCAGTCATCTTAAGGTGGTTTCCTCGCAATCCAGCAGCGGCTCAAGCTGCCTCCCGATTCGTTCGAGCTAATTGGCAAGAAATTACGCAGAg GTTTCCTGGAGCTTATTCCGTGCTGAAATCTTTTGTGCTGTCGATGATTAACGGTATCACTACCGAACAAGATTTGGAAGAC ctTCAACTGTTCAGAGAAAATAATTACGACAGCATGAAGGGAGTTAGGTACGCGGCAGCACTCGTCGAAGCGAACGGAAATTTCGAGACGTTGTGGTTGAAGAATTCCTTGCCCGaaatcgaaaaattgttgaaagaagTCAGTGAAGATACTTCAGCCTCGTGA
- the LOC100876241 gene encoding thyrotropin-releasing hormone-degrading ectoenzyme isoform X2, producing MSRGSISSWQDYGRRNSQGIPQFSGGPVEFMTCDGMEYKRGDGWFLSYTKIAGIVVVFVIGVVAAGFLGWYINSLPKKKAYDTLDLLNDEIENENVGETTISPLVHPLKYRLELMPMVDTSGPSTLKGRVIIEFEVKETSLKKLSLNAKNITVDYYKLSSMDPGKERQKRAVDNDYDIERSDGVVISAMYAVENEFVVAVSDNGTVVFENNVQYPSGDFQPPELADNSTEIKITEYEIDDDKDIHTVSLETALQPGVYFLDIDYQAPITENAFFISNYSLEDEKWLMGTRLKRSGARYLFPLFDTTLHKSIFSVSIIHSKETKALSNMPLRTLRDISNSSVMDTFDESPPLSPHNLAFLLGHVDSIGMVFDGHSEEVATFWLESNRDSPRIYVFDKFNSTISNLIDVFDMPYPLPKIDVVALPPGIDENMASPGLMVMKQSLFYATESSPIVTKTDALRVLISSLQQQWTDEFSNVNRSDAWIFEGSMIYFQHDIVQKIDSSLIDYFIGDVLMHAMDVDGYSISRPLHEYVNYRSLHLVDDEIVKGACLIRMLHGAVNDTAFRNGYKRVINRWKYNTTDVADFLSIMEEEATELPTGISLEEAMNSWIFQGGYPLITVMRNYETESAIIYQEQFTLDRPLESISKFWHIPLDYIEENGNWSSPQKVWFQSEPKIQLDNVGSNQSWILFNINKTGYYRVHYDERNWKLLKLALQKDHELLPPETRASLIDDIFSLAAVGLIKYETVFDFIEYMRTKERHYLPWTILMRYTFKLYRLLYETSAFSDFQVFMVKFVSPLYSEVVSRLDEGSQLTVIAVKMACVFEHTECLSWANNAFESAKNDSELQEIIPPYLREAFYCTVARYGTRKEWNYFKEMVTATEDEEEKKRLLSAFSCFQAPWILQSILNEILHEELFSPDEISVILRWFPRNPAAAQAASRFVRANWQEITQRFPGAYSVLKSFVLSMINGITTEQDLEDLQLFRENNYDSMKGVRYAAALVEANGNFETLWLKNSLPEIEKLLKEVSEDTSAS from the exons CTCAAGGCATTCCACAATTCAGTGGGGGTCCGGTGGAGTTCATGACCTGCGACGGCATGGAGTACAAAAGAGGGGACGGTTGGTTTCTTTCCTACACAAAGATTGCAGGGATCGTGGTGGTTTTCGTTATCGGGGTGGTTGCTGCCGGCTTCCTCGGATGGTACATCAATTCCTTGCCAAAGAAAAAA GCTTACGACACGTTAGATTTGCTGAACGACGAGATCGAGAATGAAAATGTCGGAGAAACCACCATTTCTCCTTTGGTTCATCCTTTGAAATATCGTCTCGAGCTAATGCCGATGGTCGACACCAGTGGTCCGTCGACACTGAAGGGACGGGTGATTATAGAGTTTGAAGTTAAAGAGACGAGTCTGAAGAAGCTGTCTTTGAACGCTAAGAATATTACGGTGGATTATTATAAACTATCGTCGATGGATCCGGGGAAAGAAAGGCAAAAGAGGGCAGTGGACAACGATTATGATATCGAACGAAGTGATGGAGttg TGATCAGTGCCATGTACGCCGTGGAGAATGAGTTCGTAGTAGCCGTATCAGACAACGGAACAGTGGTCTTCGAAAATAATGTTCAGTACCCATCAGGAGATTTTCAACCACCAGAATTGGCTGATAATAgtacagaaattaaaataacagaGTACGAAATAGACGACGATAAAGACATTCACACAGTTTCATTGGAAACTGCATTGCAACCGGGAGTTTATTTCCTGGACATTGATTACCAAGCTCCAATAACGGAGAATGCgttttttatttcgaattaCTCTCTTGAGGATGAgaa GTGGTTGATGGGGACGAGATTAAAACGATCTGGAGCTCGATACCTGTTTCCACTCTTCGACACCACGTTGCACAAGTCAATTTTCTCTGTGTCCATAATACATTCCAAAGAAACGAAGGCATTGTCTAATATGCCTCTTAGGACCTTGAGAGACAT ATCAAACTCATCCGTGATGGACACATTCGACGAGTCACCTCCACTTTCACCCCATAACTTGGCATTTCTGCTGGGTCACGTGGACTCCATAGGCATGGTATTCGACGGGCATTCCGAAGAGGTGGCCACGTTTTGGCTCGAATCGAACAGAGACTCGCCAAGGATCTACGTTTTCGATAAATTTAATTCAACTATTTCTAATTTGATCGACGTGTTCGACATGCCGTATCCGTTGCCCAAGATTGATGTGGTAGCACTGCCTCCAGGGATCGACGAGAACATGGCGAGTCCTGGATTAATGGTTATGAA gcAGTCACTGTTCTACGCAACCGAGAGTTCTCCAATAGTCACCAAAACCGATGCTCTGAGGGTTCTAATCTCCTCGCTGCAACAGCAATGGACAGACGAGTTCTCGAACGTGAATCGGTCCGATGCATGGATCTTCGAGGGGTCGATGATCTATTTCCAACACGATATTGTTCAAAAG ATAGATTCGTCATTGATCGATTACTTCATCGGCGATGTTCTAATGCACGCCATGGATGTCGATGGTTACAGCATCTCGAGACCTCTTCACGAATATGTGAATTATCGATCGTTGCACTTGGTCGACGATGAGATCGTGAAAG GTGCATGTCTGATACGCATGTTGCATGGCGCGGTAAACGATACGGCGTTTAGGAATGGCTACAAGAGAGTGATAAACAGGTG gaAGTATAATACTACAGACGTAGCCGATTTCCTGAGCATCATGGAAGAAGAAGCAACCGAACTTCCCACTGGAATTTCTTTGGAAGAAGCAATGAATTCCTGGATCTTCCAAGGAGGATATCCCCTCATCACTGTTATGAGAAACTATGAAACAGAATCTGCTATTATTTATCAG GAACAATTTACATTGGACCGACCACTAGaaagtatttctaaattttggcaTATTCCTTTGGACTACATCGAAGAAAATGGTAACTGGTCCTCGCCTCAGAAAGTATGGTTCCAGTCGGAACCTAAGATCCAGTTAGATAATGTTGGCTCGAACCAGTCTTGGattctttttaatataaataaaacag GCTATTACCGAGTTCACTACGACGAAAGAAACTGGAAGTTGTTAAAACTGGCGCTGCAAAAAGATCATGAACTCTTACCACCAGAAACGAGAGCCTCTCTCATAGACGACATTTTCAGCCTAGCCGCAGTAGGTCTGATCAAATATGAGACTGTGTTTGACTTCATCGAATATATGCGTACTAAGGAGAGGCATTATCTACCTTGGACTATACTGATGCGATATACCTTCAAATTGTACAGGCTCTTGTACGAGACTTCCGCTTTCAGCGACTTTCAG GTTTTCATGGTGAAATTTGTGTCTCCATTGTATAGTGAAGTGGTATCAAGGCTGGACGAAGGTTCGCAGTTGACAGTAATCGCTGTCAAAATGGCGTGCGTGTTCGAGCACACAGAGTGCCTAAGCTGGGCCAACAATGCGTTCGAGAGTGCGAAGAATGATAGTGAACTCCAAGAAAT CATCCCTCCATACCTTCGCGAAGCCTTCTACTGCACCGTCGCCCGTTACGGAACCCGAAAGGAGTGGAATTACTTCAAGGAAATGGTAACAGCAACAGAAGATGAAGAGGAGAAAAAGCGTTTATTATCTGCCTTCTCTTGTTTCCAAGCTCCCTGGATCTTGCAGTC CATCTTAAATGAGATACTACACGAGGAACTATTCAGCCCAGACGAAATATCAGTCATCTTAAGGTGGTTTCCTCGCAATCCAGCAGCGGCTCAAGCTGCCTCCCGATTCGTTCGAGCTAATTGGCAAGAAATTACGCAGAg GTTTCCTGGAGCTTATTCCGTGCTGAAATCTTTTGTGCTGTCGATGATTAACGGTATCACTACCGAACAAGATTTGGAAGAC ctTCAACTGTTCAGAGAAAATAATTACGACAGCATGAAGGGAGTTAGGTACGCGGCAGCACTCGTCGAAGCGAACGGAAATTTCGAGACGTTGTGGTTGAAGAATTCCTTGCCCGaaatcgaaaaattgttgaaagaagTCAGTGAAGATACTTCAGCCTCGTGA
- the LOC100876241 gene encoding thyrotropin-releasing hormone-degrading ectoenzyme isoform X3: MTCDGMEYKRGDGWFLSYTKIAGIVVVFVIGVVAAGFLGWYINSLPKKKAYDTLDLLNDEIENENVGETTISPLVHPLKYRLELMPMVDTSGPSTLKGRVIIEFEVKETSLKKLSLNAKNITVDYYKLSSMDPGKERQKRAVDNDYDIERSDGVVISAMYAVENEFVVAVSDNGTVVFENNVQYPSGDFQPPELADNSTEIKITEYEIDDDKDIHTVSLETALQPGVYFLDIDYQAPITENAFFISNYSLEDEKWLMGTRLKRSGARYLFPLFDTTLHKSIFSVSIIHSKETKALSNMPLRTLRDISNSSVMDTFDESPPLSPHNLAFLLGHVDSIGMVFDGHSEEVATFWLESNRDSPRIYVFDKFNSTISNLIDVFDMPYPLPKIDVVALPPGIDENMASPGLMVMKQSLFYATESSPIVTKTDALRVLISSLQQQWTDEFSNVNRSDAWIFEGSMIYFQHDIVQKIDSSLIDYFIGDVLMHAMDVDGYSISRPLHEYVNYRSLHLVDDEIVKGACLIRMLHGAVNDTAFRNGYKRVINRWKYNTTDVADFLSIMEEEATELPTGISLEEAMNSWIFQGGYPLITVMRNYETESAIIYQEQFTLDRPLESISKFWHIPLDYIEENGNWSSPQKVWFQSEPKIQLDNVGSNQSWILFNINKTGYYRVHYDERNWKLLKLALQKDHELLPPETRASLIDDIFSLAAVGLIKYETVFDFIEYMRTKERHYLPWTILMRYTFKLYRLLYETSAFSDFQVFMVKFVSPLYSEVVSRLDEGSQLTVIAVKMACVFEHTECLSWANNAFESAKNDSELQEIIPPYLREAFYCTVARYGTRKEWNYFKEMVTATEDEEEKKRLLSAFSCFQAPWILQSILNEILHEELFSPDEISVILRWFPRNPAAAQAASRFVRANWQEITQRFPGAYSVLKSFVLSMINGITTEQDLEDLQLFRENNYDSMKGVRYAAALVEANGNFETLWLKNSLPEIEKLLKEVSEDTSAS; encoded by the exons ATGACCTGCGACGGCATGGAGTACAAAAGAGGGGACGGTTGGTTTCTTTCCTACACAAAGATTGCAGGGATCGTGGTGGTTTTCGTTATCGGGGTGGTTGCTGCCGGCTTCCTCGGATGGTACATCAATTCCTTGCCAAAGAAAAAA GCTTACGACACGTTAGATTTGCTGAACGACGAGATCGAGAATGAAAATGTCGGAGAAACCACCATTTCTCCTTTGGTTCATCCTTTGAAATATCGTCTCGAGCTAATGCCGATGGTCGACACCAGTGGTCCGTCGACACTGAAGGGACGGGTGATTATAGAGTTTGAAGTTAAAGAGACGAGTCTGAAGAAGCTGTCTTTGAACGCTAAGAATATTACGGTGGATTATTATAAACTATCGTCGATGGATCCGGGGAAAGAAAGGCAAAAGAGGGCAGTGGACAACGATTATGATATCGAACGAAGTGATGGAGttg TGATCAGTGCCATGTACGCCGTGGAGAATGAGTTCGTAGTAGCCGTATCAGACAACGGAACAGTGGTCTTCGAAAATAATGTTCAGTACCCATCAGGAGATTTTCAACCACCAGAATTGGCTGATAATAgtacagaaattaaaataacagaGTACGAAATAGACGACGATAAAGACATTCACACAGTTTCATTGGAAACTGCATTGCAACCGGGAGTTTATTTCCTGGACATTGATTACCAAGCTCCAATAACGGAGAATGCgttttttatttcgaattaCTCTCTTGAGGATGAgaa GTGGTTGATGGGGACGAGATTAAAACGATCTGGAGCTCGATACCTGTTTCCACTCTTCGACACCACGTTGCACAAGTCAATTTTCTCTGTGTCCATAATACATTCCAAAGAAACGAAGGCATTGTCTAATATGCCTCTTAGGACCTTGAGAGACAT ATCAAACTCATCCGTGATGGACACATTCGACGAGTCACCTCCACTTTCACCCCATAACTTGGCATTTCTGCTGGGTCACGTGGACTCCATAGGCATGGTATTCGACGGGCATTCCGAAGAGGTGGCCACGTTTTGGCTCGAATCGAACAGAGACTCGCCAAGGATCTACGTTTTCGATAAATTTAATTCAACTATTTCTAATTTGATCGACGTGTTCGACATGCCGTATCCGTTGCCCAAGATTGATGTGGTAGCACTGCCTCCAGGGATCGACGAGAACATGGCGAGTCCTGGATTAATGGTTATGAA gcAGTCACTGTTCTACGCAACCGAGAGTTCTCCAATAGTCACCAAAACCGATGCTCTGAGGGTTCTAATCTCCTCGCTGCAACAGCAATGGACAGACGAGTTCTCGAACGTGAATCGGTCCGATGCATGGATCTTCGAGGGGTCGATGATCTATTTCCAACACGATATTGTTCAAAAG ATAGATTCGTCATTGATCGATTACTTCATCGGCGATGTTCTAATGCACGCCATGGATGTCGATGGTTACAGCATCTCGAGACCTCTTCACGAATATGTGAATTATCGATCGTTGCACTTGGTCGACGATGAGATCGTGAAAG GTGCATGTCTGATACGCATGTTGCATGGCGCGGTAAACGATACGGCGTTTAGGAATGGCTACAAGAGAGTGATAAACAGGTG gaAGTATAATACTACAGACGTAGCCGATTTCCTGAGCATCATGGAAGAAGAAGCAACCGAACTTCCCACTGGAATTTCTTTGGAAGAAGCAATGAATTCCTGGATCTTCCAAGGAGGATATCCCCTCATCACTGTTATGAGAAACTATGAAACAGAATCTGCTATTATTTATCAG GAACAATTTACATTGGACCGACCACTAGaaagtatttctaaattttggcaTATTCCTTTGGACTACATCGAAGAAAATGGTAACTGGTCCTCGCCTCAGAAAGTATGGTTCCAGTCGGAACCTAAGATCCAGTTAGATAATGTTGGCTCGAACCAGTCTTGGattctttttaatataaataaaacag GCTATTACCGAGTTCACTACGACGAAAGAAACTGGAAGTTGTTAAAACTGGCGCTGCAAAAAGATCATGAACTCTTACCACCAGAAACGAGAGCCTCTCTCATAGACGACATTTTCAGCCTAGCCGCAGTAGGTCTGATCAAATATGAGACTGTGTTTGACTTCATCGAATATATGCGTACTAAGGAGAGGCATTATCTACCTTGGACTATACTGATGCGATATACCTTCAAATTGTACAGGCTCTTGTACGAGACTTCCGCTTTCAGCGACTTTCAG GTTTTCATGGTGAAATTTGTGTCTCCATTGTATAGTGAAGTGGTATCAAGGCTGGACGAAGGTTCGCAGTTGACAGTAATCGCTGTCAAAATGGCGTGCGTGTTCGAGCACACAGAGTGCCTAAGCTGGGCCAACAATGCGTTCGAGAGTGCGAAGAATGATAGTGAACTCCAAGAAAT CATCCCTCCATACCTTCGCGAAGCCTTCTACTGCACCGTCGCCCGTTACGGAACCCGAAAGGAGTGGAATTACTTCAAGGAAATGGTAACAGCAACAGAAGATGAAGAGGAGAAAAAGCGTTTATTATCTGCCTTCTCTTGTTTCCAAGCTCCCTGGATCTTGCAGTC CATCTTAAATGAGATACTACACGAGGAACTATTCAGCCCAGACGAAATATCAGTCATCTTAAGGTGGTTTCCTCGCAATCCAGCAGCGGCTCAAGCTGCCTCCCGATTCGTTCGAGCTAATTGGCAAGAAATTACGCAGAg GTTTCCTGGAGCTTATTCCGTGCTGAAATCTTTTGTGCTGTCGATGATTAACGGTATCACTACCGAACAAGATTTGGAAGAC ctTCAACTGTTCAGAGAAAATAATTACGACAGCATGAAGGGAGTTAGGTACGCGGCAGCACTCGTCGAAGCGAACGGAAATTTCGAGACGTTGTGGTTGAAGAATTCCTTGCCCGaaatcgaaaaattgttgaaagaagTCAGTGAAGATACTTCAGCCTCGTGA